A single window of Arcobacter venerupis DNA harbors:
- a CDS encoding efflux RND transporter periplasmic adaptor subunit — protein sequence MESNISKLLQLEHNCRNCESLKELYFQIVNETRGLVNYSQGILLTTDLREKYKVVAISDISVVDSTSPYIQWLEDVVDDLNKNEKSKDIFIVDIKKDLNEVNFKSLSDFAPSNIVYIPLKNLKENIETNYIFVLFKEENWIENDILILKHLSFSLSYFLFAMRSCGILQSLKKISLKNKYFKIVVIILFALMFLPVRLSVLAPLEVEAKNPYVVSSPLNAVIEEVKVFPNDKITKEQLLVKFDDVDFNNNYLVAKRTLDVANAELFSTKQSSFFDPKQKSQISQLENQVKLKEAELSYAKEQLDKTKIYAKEEGVAIINNPNDWKGKPVSTGERIFLIAKPENIELKIMLPVSDAIFLEENAIVKAFFDNDPTNSWNAKIKYISYKPELTEQNILSYKITANFDDMRENGYLPSIGLRGTAKIYSKKVTLFFYIFRKPITSVRQWIGW from the coding sequence TTGGAATCAAATATATCAAAACTTCTACAGTTAGAACATAACTGTAGAAATTGTGAAAGTCTAAAAGAGCTCTATTTTCAAATAGTGAATGAAACAAGAGGCCTTGTGAATTATTCACAAGGGATTTTATTAACTACAGATTTAAGAGAAAAATATAAAGTTGTGGCAATTTCAGATATTTCAGTTGTTGATTCAACTTCACCTTATATTCAATGGCTTGAAGATGTTGTAGATGATTTAAATAAAAATGAGAAATCAAAAGATATTTTCATAGTCGATATAAAAAAAGATTTAAATGAGGTGAATTTTAAATCTCTTTCTGACTTTGCACCATCAAATATAGTTTATATTCCTTTGAAAAATTTAAAAGAAAATATAGAAACTAATTATATTTTTGTTCTATTTAAAGAAGAAAACTGGATAGAAAATGATATTTTAATATTAAAACATCTATCTTTTTCCTTATCATATTTTTTATTTGCTATGAGAAGTTGTGGGATTCTTCAATCTTTAAAAAAAATCTCATTAAAAAATAAATACTTTAAAATTGTAGTTATTATTTTATTTGCTTTGATGTTTTTACCTGTTAGATTGTCAGTTCTAGCTCCACTTGAAGTTGAAGCAAAAAATCCTTATGTTGTTTCTTCACCTCTAAATGCTGTTATTGAAGAGGTAAAAGTTTTTCCAAATGATAAAATCACAAAAGAGCAACTTCTAGTAAAGTTTGATGATGTTGATTTTAATAATAATTACTTAGTTGCTAAGAGAACTTTAGATGTTGCAAATGCAGAACTTTTTAGTACAAAACAAAGTAGTTTTTTTGATCCAAAACAAAAAAGTCAAATCTCACAACTTGAGAATCAAGTAAAACTAAAAGAGGCTGAACTCTCATATGCGAAAGAACAACTTGATAAAACAAAAATTTATGCAAAAGAAGAGGGTGTTGCAATTATTAATAATCCAAATGATTGGAAAGGGAAACCCGTATCAACAGGAGAGAGAATTTTTTTAATAGCAAAACCAGAAAATATAGAATTAAAAATTATGCTTCCAGTTAGTGATGCAATATTTTTAGAAGAAAATGCAATAGTAAAAGCCTTTTTTGATAATGATCCAACAAACTCATGGAATGCGAAAATAAAATATATTTCATATAAACCAGAACTTACAGAGCAAAATATTTTAAGTTATAAAATAACTGCAAATTTTGATGATATGCGAGAAAATGGCTATCTTCCTTCTATTGGTTTGAGAGGAACTGCGAAAATATATTCAAAAAAAGTAACTTTATTTTTTTATATATTTAGAAAACCAATAACTTCTGTTAGACAATGGATAGGTTGGTAA